From Gimesia panareensis, the proteins below share one genomic window:
- a CDS encoding peptidyl-alpha-hydroxyglycine alpha-amidating lyase family protein: MDLHRLISLSILAMTCLMLSASFATAADKINFVPAAGNGIQLPPGLTLGPCSAVDYDSEGRMYLFHRGKQPILCFGPDGRFLHSWGDKLIGQAHGLRVDQHDNIWVTDIGSHMVFQFNPRGKLLLAIGQPGKPGTGENQFNKPTDIAFGRHDEIYVSDGYGNSRVMKFAANGKYLGQWGEPGKGPGQFNLPHSIILDRQGRILVGDRENDRVQVFNSEGKLLEIWPGFAPYGMEFDSQGTLFVADGRANKVLQLNSAGKVANSWGRKGAGPGEFNLPHMLTADTAGNLFIAEIGGKRLQKLLRQK; the protein is encoded by the coding sequence ATGGATCTGCATCGTCTAATCAGTCTCTCCATTCTTGCCATGACCTGTCTGATGCTGTCCGCGAGTTTCGCAACTGCCGCGGACAAAATCAACTTCGTTCCCGCTGCCGGTAATGGGATTCAGCTTCCTCCGGGACTCACACTCGGTCCCTGTTCCGCCGTCGATTATGACAGTGAAGGGCGGATGTATCTTTTCCACCGGGGAAAGCAGCCGATTCTCTGTTTTGGACCGGATGGTCGGTTCCTCCATTCGTGGGGGGACAAGCTGATCGGCCAGGCACACGGCCTCCGCGTCGACCAGCACGACAATATCTGGGTTACTGATATCGGCAGCCACATGGTTTTCCAGTTCAACCCGCGAGGAAAACTGCTGCTGGCGATCGGTCAGCCGGGCAAACCCGGTACCGGCGAAAACCAGTTCAACAAGCCGACCGATATCGCCTTTGGCCGTCATGATGAAATCTATGTCTCTGATGGCTATGGAAACAGTCGCGTGATGAAGTTCGCCGCAAATGGAAAATATCTGGGCCAGTGGGGAGAGCCCGGCAAGGGACCGGGGCAGTTCAATCTGCCGCATTCGATCATTCTGGATCGCCAGGGCCGCATTCTGGTCGGTGACCGGGAGAACGACCGTGTGCAGGTCTTCAACTCGGAAGGAAAACTGCTGGAGATCTGGCCCGGGTTTGCTCCCTATGGTATGGAGTTTGATTCACAGGGGACGCTGTTTGTAGCAGATGGTCGTGCCAACAAAGTGCTGCAGTTGAATTCCGCCGGCAAAGTAGCGAACTCCTGGGGCCGCAAGGGGGCTGGCCCGGGGGAATTCAATCTGCCCCACATGCTGACAGCGGATACCGCAGGGAATCTCTTCATCGCAGAAATCGGTGGAAAACGCCTGCAGAAACTGCTGCGACAAAAGTAA